In Neodiprion virginianus isolate iyNeoVirg1 chromosome 6, iyNeoVirg1.1, whole genome shotgun sequence, the genomic window ACCAGGTTGATTGCATCTAGGGTTGACCACCCTTTTCGGAAACCAAATTGGTTGCCTGCCAGGAGTGGATCAACTACTGCTTCTATTCTTTGGTGAATTATCCGCTCTAATATCTTACCCGCCGTGTCTAACATGCAGAGTGGGTGGTAAGATGATGGTTCGTCAGGTGGCTTCTTTCCTTTCGGGAGCAGTACAAGTCTTTGCCGCTTCCACCTTTCAGGAAAGACTCCTTCCTTGAGACACACTTTTAGGTATCTATGAATAATGCCGGCACTGCTTTAATAGATGTTACTAAAGCAATGTTTGGAATTCCATCCAATCCCGGCGCGTTATTATTCCCTATACGATTGCATGCCTCCATCAATTCCTCCTCTGTGACAGGTGGGATGTCTTTAGGGTCAGGCTGCAGTGACGAATAGATCAACTCACGTTGCTGAGGAAACAACGTACAGACTATTTTCTCTAGTAGCTGTGGACATGTAGGTGACGGCATTGGTTGACATTTCAGGTGGGTCATGACCACCTTGTACGGTCTGCCCCACAGATCTTTCTCTACCTCTTCGATGAGTTCCTTCCAACAGCGTCTTTTGCTATCCTTAATGGCTCTATTCAATTCTCGACGGGCCTTTTTGTACTCTGCCACCAGTTCTGCAGAGTTAGGTCGACGGTAGCCACGCTGagatattctttttcttttaaaacaCTCTTTACGAAGAGTGCTGATGTTATCGTTCCACCAGTGTACCGAAGATCGATGATTCATGCCACGTGTCCGGGGCATACAAGCGTCGCAGGCTTGGGTCACTCTCTTCATTAGTTCTTTTGCTTTCTCTTCAGCACTCCCTGTGGTAGTCGGGTTGCTATCTAAGGCTATTATTAAAGTACCTGGGTCAAAAGCTTTCACTTTCCATTCAACTGCGTCAGTTTGTCTGGTTGCTCTTCGAGGGCTCTGGCCAGTTGATACTTCCCAAAGGACGGCGTAGTGGTCGCTGGTAGTGTAGGTGTTCATAACTACCCAAGAATAACTTCCTCTCGTAAGACTGCTGCTGACGAATGTAAGATCCACTATAGAGCTTGCCTCTCCTTTTGAATACGTTGGTGTTTCACCAGTGTTAAGGAGGACAACATCTAGTGTGGCCATCGCTTCAAGTAGAGCCTTTCCTCGTGCATTGGTGAGCTTACTGCCCCAGTCTACTACCCAGGAATTGAAGTCACCTGCTATTGCTACGGGAAAGTGTTGCCTTGCATCTTCGGTTAGACAATCAAGAAAATCGATGAATTGTTCCAAAGAAAGACTCGGCGGGGCATAGCAGCTGTAGAAACGAATTCCATCTACCCATGCTGCTACAAATCCGGCTTCTCTGTTGTTGACTGCCTTCTGGAATGGTAATTTGTCACAGGACCAAATGACAGCTTTTTTGGTACTGTCCGATTCCCAGGGTTGGGTACTCAGATGTTTATATGGTTCTGCTATCAGTACTAAGTCAAGCTCTAGTTCGCGCACGGTTTGTATAAGCAAGTCATGCGCAGCCTCGCAATGATTGAGGTTGACCTGCAGTATCTTCATGCTcgtttatttatcattttcttgaGCGCCTCTTTGAAAACCGGGCATCTGTATGTGCCAGCATGGTGGGCAGCGTCCTGCGCACCTTGATCGTCAGCGCATAATACACATTTGGCTGGATTTTTGCATTTAGCAATCTTATGTCCTTCTCTTCCGCACCTTATGCAGTGCTTAGATCGGTCGATTTCACTTTTGCGTTGAGATACAAAGTGCCCAAAGTGCCAGCATTTAAAGCATTGTATCGGTTTCTTTGTTGCTCTCATTCGGCAGTTGACCCAGCCAATCCTTATTTTGTCGTTTATTTCCAGTAGCTGTTGTGCTGCAGCTGCTGGTAGTGTCACTGTGGCCGTTTGCGTACCTCTGTAGGCCTTACGGATCTTGATAGCCTCTAGTGGTATTTCGCAAGTTTCTCCGGTTTCCGTTTTTAGGGCAGTCTGAATGTGCTTCTTCGTCGTGTCATCATCAATGTCTTGGATTTCGATGATCTCCTGCGGTCCTTTGCAAATTACTTCGGCCTCTTTCTGAAGAATGTCCGTGATAGCCTTTTGCAAGGCTTGGCCTTTGTCAGTACTCTTCTTTGAGAGCGTAATCAGCATGTCCCCAGTTTTGGTTTTGTGGATCTTTTCCACGGTTGAGCCGGCCTGTTCGTCAGGGACGGCCTGCTTTATACGACGCAATATTTCGGCGTACTTCTCCTTCTCGACCGGACGGATGATCAGAGCGTCAGGCCTGATCTACTTTCGAGGTTTCTTCCGCTTAGGTTCCGGCCGGGGCTCTTTCGGCGGTTGCTTTGGGAGCTGCTCTTTCCTTTgtcttttctgttcttttttaGACTGAACTCGTTGCCAAGCTGGCGCTTTCATCTGTTCGTCGCTTGGCAGTGCTGCTCTTTGCAGAGGGCTTTCCTTCAGGTCCTTCTTTTTTGTTGCTTGACTGAATGTTGGATCTGGAGAGGGTCTTTCTTGTCTCTTACCAGGCTTGCCGAAAGTTTCACGCCCGTCTTCAGCGACTGATTCACCGTCACCTTCGGCTCCGGTGTCCATTGCTTCGTCAGTCACGACGTCAGCTTCACAGGTTTTCTCCGGTGTAGCACGGGAAATGCGCTGCAATGATGAGCGCCATTCTTCGTCCAGTTTCTCAAACCTTTGTAGGGCGTTAGCTACACTAGTCGTCTTGGACTTTATCTCCTTGTGAATGTTGACCTTTGATTGAACGAAATCATTCAACTCACTGGTCAGTTTTTTAAGGCGTTCGAGCGCTTGCGACCGCTTCATATGAGCGCTTGCGTCAATCGCTGCTTGTTGGGCATGAAGCCGGTTTCCACTCTTGTTTATTTCCTGTAAATTACTCATACTTTTTTGGTTTACCAGCGCAGCGTACGGAGTGGAGCGGGTTGTCATAACTAGGAACGGGTGTACCCTCGGAGATAGTACTCCTACCCCAGTTCCCTGAGGCCTAGTCGGCACTTAGCCAGTCCCGGGATACACGGACGGACTAGACTCGCTCGGGGCGGTCAAGATTCCGATCTCTAACACTCACTGCGTACTTCCTGATCAAGGCCCGAAGTGACTGGCTCCTGATCCACTGCTGCAACTTACACCTCGGCAGAGCAAGCTCACATCAGCCGTGGCCCGCATCGTCGGAAATAATCGACACGGGTTCTGGACACTCCCAGTGAGTTGCAGCAGAGAACGATCGTCTTGTTAGGTCAGTTAATGTGACCAACCCATTAAAGGGGAGTTTTGTCCACGGGAGCGTATTTTATTTAACTCCTACCCTCTGTACCTCATCAACTAGGAGACCTAGTGTCATCCAAGGACAGCGAGTGTCAACCCATCCGCTACGGGGAGACGCGCCTGGTAGCAGTTTCTCCTCTGCCgcaggtgtgtgtgtgtgtgtgtgtgtcaaatcctatgaaaatagcCATCTTGCGGCAAACCGCGAAAATGATCAACGAGGGAGGGGGGagcgaggggggggggggggctagggTGGAGCGCCGCCATTGTGTGGTCCAGAACtgtcatatatgtatacactaCTATGAGGTAGTCtttaatgaagaaataaatcgattttagACTatgattcattttttgaaCCGCGGCATATTGGTTGTCTTGAACGTAGTACAAGAACAACTTTTAGttaaaatgaaacattttattttacattgaaATGTTAGGAATAGTCGAAAGCGTTCATTCCCCGATTCTTGTGGGCCAAAATaaagcataaaaaattttcaaattcgtactACGTAACGAAACTGGTTCGATAGTTCAGGTTACGACGTGGGGCGAAGAGACCGAATCAAGCCCTTAAGCAGACCACATTGTGtaagataaaatattattaataaggaaccatccataaattacgtcaCACGAATTTTAGAACTTTTAAGCCCCTCCCCCCGTCCTTGTCAcaggttttcaaatttttagaaCCCCCTTCCCCCTGATGTGACATCGCAAAGTTTTCAAacttatacatgtatttaaaaataatcaatagaCAACAgttacttcaatttttttcttatttttattaaataatctttaataaaatgaacatagagtcaaatatttatgataacagaaagaaaaaacgactAGTTAGGAATAGAAGTTAAATGTTATTGCGTGAGAGTTCATCTCATAGCGAGAGTGCTAAAtcattaataaaaatatcgatcaagttcgaaaatttaaaaaaatttttattcgcatataaatttcgtgttttagtattttaaattttaatatgtGACGTCACAAAGCTTTTGACCGTCCCTGCCCCTTGTCACACTATGTCACATTACGGCCATACCCTCCCCCCCCCATTAACGTGtgacgtaatttatggatGGCCCCTAATTGTTCCTGACTTGACGTAATGGTAAAGTAATTGGAGGAAATGATACAGTCAAGttagaaaagtgaaaaaaaataaaaatcataagaGTGGAGAACTAGACTACTCCTATAActcaatattatcattattcggTCCCTGTATTCGTCATTACAGTCACATCAAACCAAACCACTTCTGCTAAGACGATAAACAACTATATTCTGTTACTTTTAGCcgtcttttattgtaattactgtgatttttttctgttatattTTGACTCAGTCATAATTATACAATGAATAGTTTATAATAAGAATGGTAACCGAATCGCTGAGACGTAAAACACGTAAAaggatataatttttaattcttctgCTACAACTAAATCGTTTCCTTTAACTATCTGAAGTAAGATATTGTTATATTAGCTCATCAACAGATTAAAACAAACAGaaagttattaaaaataaaaaaattattaaacgatTAACATCTATATAATCCATCTAGACGgtgtattgtcaaaattaagagagaaataatttaGTCAAGGCAACGTGTTAGTCAACCTTACTTTCAGAGAGAACAGTTTGATCAACACGTTACGGAGGACGGAAAATATTATCGCACTAGTGATAAAAACTATTGATTTAGAAAATGCATTCGATTATGAGGAAGAAATTGGTATGAACTTATTAATTACTATTGAATTaaactatatttatatacgtgcATTACGTAGATTACAAATATCTATTATTAATTTCCAATTCAGCAATAGAAGGAtatataaaaacaatatttagAGAGAGCAACTCGAGAAACAGCTCTATACTGGGAATTGGTTCCATTACCAATGGATGATACAAATTAGAAAtccgaattaaaaaatttgagaacaTGCAAATCTAcgaaaagggagaaaaaattaaaattacggACACAATCAAAAGTTCTTCCAATATTCTACACTCTGCAGTCAAATCAAtgcaagaaattgaaaaattaacaaaagaaaaaatgtcatgGAAAAATCTACAAATGGGTAaccaaattttgaaacgaaaaatcgaaatatctGACATCGAACAAAACGCAAAAGTCaataatcattaaaaaaattagcataGAATCCTTAATTTACGAAATCCATAACTaataaagttttcattttttagaagcaaaaaattaccaattggacaaaataaaatagaacTTTCTACAAGAAAATCCGCAAATTGATTATGTAGttaacagtaaaaaaaaattaaggaaataaatacgaaacaaaaaaataacaagagtgtataattataacattaatttcattgcaaaaataaaatatgttcgaatgaatgaataaaaaaatggttcACACAATATCAACGACTGAGTGTTTATGAGAAAAAGGTAAAATACCGAAgcatataagaaaaaaaaggaagcaattcaaaatccaaaaaaaaaaaaaaaaatgtaaaaactgtGCTTATATTAAATCACTATTTATGACTTTAAACAAATTATAGATAAAATAAAGCCACATAATCAAAGTTACCCCAGAGTCaaccattttttgaaattgtacTGTATTCATATGATAAAATTGGAAGATTAATTCGAATTCGTTCACCAGTTGCATTGCGGTGAGAAGATTACAACCaatcaatgaaaaaacttACAATCAAATACAAAATCATAGGCGCGTGTAAGGCCGCGCGGTGCAGTCCTAGTTAgggtaaaatattgaataaggCACCTTTCAGGGTTTTGTGCTAGCGCCCTCCCTTTGCGAAATATACTTCAAAGTCAAATTCTATACTTTTATACTGTgagcaacgaaaaaaaatgtaggaCACACTAATGtatatatgatatacatacgattttttttatacttctatCAGATATTGTAtaacttaatattaataaggGGGGCTCGGTGGCGGGCATCCCCTTCAAATGTATTAAATTCTACGTTCTACCATTTGACCCAGTTAAACCTGTGCTCTATTTGCTCCATAACAAATATATCATAACTCACAATGGGTCTATACAGGAATTATCGGTACGGGGATGATCCCACCAAGAAACAAGGGCAAAGGTAAGCAAATTTTCGTATTTGATAACATTagataaattatatatatgtttgtgcACCCGtagaataatataattgaaaagaagGAATTTGACATAATAATATAGGGTATTGCAACGTAATGCATAGATGGTTTACGTCTCTTATTTACTAGCGAGTTTTTCGCGAAAACCCCGAAATACGTGTCGGCTAATTTTTCGACCTCTACAAAATGCAGTTGGTTTTATTCGAATCAAAGCAATAGTACTTATAGtgcaaacaaacaaaaaattaaattagccccccccccccccctccgagAAAGTCCAAGTTGCATTGTGCATTATTAAATGGTTCATCAACAAATATATCTTAGCGttggttttattcaaatacatGAAGCGCTACTATTTAAACCTGAGAAACCACCCCGTTGCATGGCCATCTTCCGGTGTCGTTTTCACCCCTCTAAACCATTTATTAccagattaaaaaatatgtctgCTGTTAGTTTTCGATGTACTACAACATATGTGAATTAGATCGAAATCGGAGGGGTTGACCTAACTTAGGATTCCTTGTCAATGTACATCAGAGCTTGTGTtttaatgatgaaaatgatttcttgACCTCGGTAGTTGTCGcgtaaatattattcttggatatgaaggtcagaaCAAAACAGTTTTTGTGTTAACGTTTTAGCCCGGATAGGGGCCCTTCtcagaacaaattatttagGAACATCTGTAACGAACAGACAAATTATGTAATACAAATTAGTTATTACAAAATTAATATGTAAGAGGCTTATGTGATAAGCAAGGCTAATTGTGCTGATATAATTGAAAGAGAATTACCTGATGATGACATGGAACtttcaatttcgaagaaaaaaacaacacgtAGGAGTAATAAATAAACGGTAGAATACACAAAAAAACtcaaaatgtttatttttaaaaaacataaACTGCGATGCGAAACTCCCAAGCATTCATCTTGGTAAGtaaacttgaataaaatcacACCAACGACATTTTTGAACCTAGCTCAATTTTGAACGTGTAAATCGTCCCGAACATAGTGGAAGGAGAACGAATTCAATCATTAGAAGCAGCACAGACGAAGAGTCAATGGGTTAGACGTGAGAATATTTTAGGAAGGTGAAATCaagagcaagctcagtcggtaaatAATAGTTATGATTGAtgtatcacagaggtgtaaatagCGCTGAGATGTATCAATATCTTGTCTTCGATTGACCGAGTGAGGGTGTGcaacaatgttgcacatttctaacaaCAACTTTTGTAATACAATCTTCAACATCAAAAATGCTGGCTTGAGCATAATTAAATTGTGTTTTATTGTTGTTGGTTGAATTCCGGGATCCATTTAGCATGTCGAGTGATCATGAGACTCACGCTATATGTGGTGTACCGTTCCATCTTCCTACGCATTCTACTGCAGAGGGTTGCACCATGGGTGTGTGTAATTATGTATAAACAGATCCATGTAGAGTCAGGTATAGCAGGCATGTATGGATGTACACAGGCCCTAAGCAAGGCATTGCGCAAGCTTTGCCCTTGTTTACAACGCGGTATATATCGGTACCTATCCACATTGGTCGATATACCTTGCGTCGCATGAATTAAACGTGGATCCATACGTCCACCGCGGTGCTGGTCCaggagaataaaattgaattctaTTCTGGAATAACGTAGGTGAGCCGATTTTTTTATAGGTTCATTAGAGACGGGCGAATATATTTTCACCTATGCCCCAAAAGTGAGGTCCGGGTTTGTCCGTAACGATTGTTTAAACTTTGGAGACCCCACATTCTGTTAAATAACGTCTTTGTTATGGGTCATACACGAAAAATGTTCAAACCAAAGTTGTTCGTCTCATCATTCTCGATAAAACAAGCTGTCGTGAGATCAATTTCCTTTATTTGTTTAGttgcaaaatgtaaaatgccgtggaaaaaaaaatttacatttcttgtTATAAATTGACGAATAAACAACGTGTGGTTTTGAAACTCATGGTACAGGTGATATGAAGtgtcttcaaaattatcgtgCAAGACTTTTTTGGCTGTGTTATATAGTTGAGCGACAATCCGCGACAAGCCAAAATCCGTATATCGTCTGCCCTTTCTTATGTGATTGGCCCACAGGTTGCCGAAAAATCATGGAGTCAGTTCGTTACTAGTACTTTCcataaatggaaaaaaaaatttttttatactcgaaaatctcaaattttgagcgacttgaaattttttgctgtTAAACAAATAGAGATATCTCCgagaatattcatattattgtaaatattatgatGGATTGTAGTTGCCCTTCATTTTacgagtaattaaaaaaaaaaaaaaaaaaaacatgaatatcTTGATTAGAACCGGAGATAACGGTGTTTAagtgttattttgtttattgttgttgtaatgaatattgaaagggaaaaaaaatatcagctaTCTCTCAACACTCCAAGGCATCaccgtaaattttttcagatctctAGGTGCGTTGTAtctagtaaaaaaaaattgttcaacgtTCGTCGAGCGGCGTTAGTCGGAGGAATGAAGCCGGGCGGCGCGGTTGGGGGCTCGAGGCTTCGCGCGCCCGGCTCTTCTCACCGCTTAATTAACAACTCAATAATTCCGTCAATGAttatcgtacattttttttttttttttgaactatgctatttttttcttaacaatTCGAATCTGTGattagatttttaatatttatgatatttttttttcttttggatttTAGTCATACTCTTAGGAAATATTGCTACAAATAActttacatatataatatctgtGAATGTtaagataaaatgaaattaaaaaaacttaaTTACGGTGTTGtgagtatgtatacatacatatacaatgGAAGAGCGAGAGCGATTCCAAGCGTTATAACGGGTTAATATAacataataatttaataaataattttatcatataaaataatatgtatacacaatttcgagcgaaaaaaaatatgtatggaTATTTATAGTCACATGTTCACCATTATTTTATGTATAGTAACATTGAATATAATCGACGCTCAaatcagtttcatttttcctacCATTACCctacgtatttttaatttttttttttaatttcggaCAAGTCAAatgtatagaaatatatatatacatgtgaggaaaatacatatttcaaaGCAAAAACCCGTTATAACGCTTGGaatctctctctcgctcttccattatatatgtatgatgtatatatgtatatatgtatacatactcaCACCACCGTGAttaagtttttttaaatttcattctatcttaaaattcacagatattatattgttacaaaagatgaaatcacccgttttgcccctttttaatgatctagtagtcatcatagataaaaaacgtttataaacctcttatgtctttaaaaagaatgaggttgctgcgtcaaccaacattattgtaaaaacagtcttgtttcagacttaaaaCTAGAAACACGTACCCTGCACttaaagctttttcacaacatttatttacgcctttgattttggcttgataatcaaactcacgaatccatatttatttccgtaacgtccAAGAACGTTACactggtgtcagaagtgggattAAGAGTTTTAATCGAGTCAATTCGGtgcgtgaaattttattaataatgaGCAATAGTCGTATGACTCGCTCTCGGCAACGGGAAAGTGGTGGAGAAGAAATTACAGAAAATCCGCGAGTCCCTGAAGCAGAATCGACACCTTCAGTGGACCATTTTCCCGTGCCTGCGGTGGCCTCATTCTCTCAAATCGACCTCCTGAGATTAGTGAACCAACAACACGAAGCCGCCGAACGTCATCAGCGACAGCAACAAGAAGCTTCTGGATGTGGCtaaacaacaacaagaagccgctatacgacaacaacaacttgTCCAGCTGCTTCAATCGCGAAATGCGAACGCCGCTCGACCTGTTACGCCCTAACGTAGACGAATTTGTCACGTTAAagcaagaaaaacaaatagaaaatttcaaaggaaCTAATGTAACAAATTTTGTAGCAGGCAACGTTGTATTAGCAAAAGATTTCCGTAAAAATTACGATAAAATGTTCGAAgccaaaattattaaaaaatggaCTCCGCAAAATAGTTTGATCAAATTTAAAGAGGGGAAAGGAGTCCACAAACGTCACAGCGATCAATTGAGGCGTTGGGCAGAAAATGGTGCttgcaataaaaatgaaaatgccATCAACGAAGcaatacaaatttcaaacaacaaTAATAGCGAGAAGGGTAAGGCATCCCCATCTGTAAGAAAGTTgaatcgaaaaagaaaaccaattGAGCGATTtgggaatttaaaaataagaaaagagtAGAGCAAAATGCGTCAAGaccatacatgtatattattattgtaccaTGATTTATAGTGttggatgaaataaaatacaaagggAAGGATAGCATTCTATGTATGTGTAAGTGTAATGCCTCGTGTGCCACGAGTGCCATATTATGTGTACGTACCGTCAGAGGACATATTCAAATAAAGCCAATCGTTCCCTAACTGCCACGGGTTTGGTTACTTGTCTTAGCCTATCCAGCGAAACACAATACATTTattccagaaagaagtaggcttcctcggacaCATCGTCTCAGCtcaaggtgtgaagaccgacccatccaaaatcgagaaggtttcttcttggccgaccCCTAAAAATAAAGAGCAAGTACAAAGCTTTTTAGGTCTTCGTActtattacagaagatttgtaaaaggtttcgctagtatagctgaacctctccatcacttgaccgaaatcaagattccttttgactggaccccggaatgcgaagaggctttcaagaaattaaaagaaaatcttatttcttcgccgattttagccTATCCAGAGGTCGAACTTCCTTTTATTTTGGATACAGATGCCTCTCTTTCAGCAATAGGTGGGGTTCTatcacaaattcagggagaTCAGGAGAGAGTGATAAGTTATTTCAGTAGAGTTCTGAGTACAACCGTGTAAGactttactttctttctttttatttattaacaataaataccaatttgtagaattttactttctttctttttcatttattaacaataactgccacacatacgcacacacgTTCATCCATTCGTATCATATAAAAAGTGATTATACtaatttgtagaattttactttcggaaatttctcatggattaacaataaataccacacatacacacatacacacacattccATCCATTCGTATCATCTCAAAACAGATTGTAAAGAATTGTCGGtcgatttttctcaactttgaCGAGACGTCACCTATGCGTTAACAATTCAAGCTATTTTTGAAGTGGATTTGACTTATCGTATTAATGGTCGGTATGGTCAGTTCCTCGGTGGCTCTCTCCCCGGGACCGGAGGTTTCTAGCGATGACGGGAGTCCGCCGATTCGATGATCGTCTCGTTTTGGGTtgtcagtcctccagggcctcgctggagtattttCCTTCAACCGGTTGAGTTGACGTCCCGGGGTTAAGAGAGCGAGATCGGGTTAACTTCTCCACCACTGGATCTCGATTTTGAGTTTGGAGTGGGGCGCCGGCTTCCCCACTCCATTTCCAAAATGGGTGTCAACCGTGATCCCTCCCAAAATGAGGGGATCACTGATACTTGTGTTTACAGCGGTTCGAAGTAGGAGATCTTACaaccgagaggaattattgtgtcactcgtagagaacttttagctgttgttaagaccatggttcattttcatcattatctgTACAGCAGGAGATTCTTGATACGaacagatcatgcttctcttAGGTGGTTACTTTCGTTCAAGTCCCtcgaaggtcaggtagct contains:
- the LOC124307289 gene encoding uncharacterized protein LOC124307289, yielding MKILQVNLNHCEAAHDLLIQTVRELELDLVLIAEPYKHLSTQPWESDSTKKAVIWSCDKLPFQKAVNNREAGFVAAWVDGIRFYSCYAPPSLSLEQFIDFLDCLTEDARQHFPVAIAGDFNSWVVDWGSKLTNARGKALLEAMATLDVVLLNTGETPTYSKGEASSIVDLTFVSSSLTRGSYSWVVMNTYTTSDHYAVLWEVSTGQSPRRATRQTDAVEWKVKAFDPGTLIIALDSNPTTTGSAEEKAKELMKRVTQACDACMPRTRGMNHRSSVHWWNDNISTLRKECFKRKRISQRGYRRPNSAELVAEYKKARRELNRAIKDSKRRCWKELIEEVEKDLWGRPYKVVMTHLKCQPMPSPTCPQLLEKIVCTLFPQQRELIYSSLQPDPKDIPPVTEEELMEACNRIGNNNAPGLDGIPNIALVTSIKAVPALFIDT